The proteins below come from a single Aegilops tauschii subsp. strangulata cultivar AL8/78 chromosome 6, Aet v6.0, whole genome shotgun sequence genomic window:
- the LOC109777572 gene encoding cytochrome P450 CYP72A616, with protein sequence MVLGVLVSPPATVLWTFLGLALLWQVKRLVDYTWWRPRRLQRALRAQGLRGTPHRFPVGDLGDYGRQGKEASSRALPLRCHDIRAHVAPYLYNTVREHGKTCVSWFGPVPKVTIADPGVTREVMSNKFGHFEKLQFPTLTRLLAGGVAVYEGEKWVKHRRILNPAFHIEKLKLMMPAFSACCEELVSRWTQSLGSDGWCEVDVCPAFQTLTGDVISRTAFGSSYLEGRRIFELQSVQADRIVAEVKKIFIPGYMSLPTKKNRLMHQTNNEIESILRGLIEKRMQAMQQGESTKDDLLGLMLESNMRETDDKGQPILGMTIEEVIEECKLFYFAGSETTSVLLTWTMIVLAMHPEWQDRAREEVLGLFAKNKPEYDGFSKLKTVTMILYEVLRLYPPAVAFMRKTYKEIEIGSITYPAGVIIELPVLLIHHDPDIWGSDVHEFKPERFADGIAKASKDPGAFLPFGWGPRICIGQNFALLEAKMAVCMILQHFEFDLGPTYSHVPHNQKMLRPMHGAQIKLRAI encoded by the exons ATGGTTCTTGGAGTGCTTGTGAGTCCCCCAGCCACGGTGCTATGGACCTTCCTGGGCCTGGCGCTTCTCTGGCAGGTCAAGCGGCTGGTTGATTACACGTGGTGGCGGCCACGGCGGCTCCAGCGGGCGCTGCGCGCGCAGGGCCTCCGCGGGACGCCGCACCGCTTCCCCGTCGGCGACCTCGGCGACTACGGGCGGCAGGGCAAGGAGGCGTCCTCAAGGGCGCTGCCGCTGCGCTGCCATGACATCCGCGCCCACGTCGCGCCTTACCTCTACAACACCGTCCGGGAGCACGGCAAGACGTGCGTCTCCTGGTTCGGCCCCGTCCCCAAGGTGACCATCGCCGACCCCGGCGTCACCCGGGAGGTGATGTCCAACAAGTTCGGCCACTTCGAGAAGCTCCAGTTCCCCACGCTGACCAGGCTCCTGGCCGGCGGCGTGGCGGTCTACGAGGGCGAGAAGTGGGTCAAGCACAGGAGGATCCTCAACCCCGCGTTCCATATCGAGAAGCTCAAG CTCATGATGCCGGCGTTCTCTGCGTGTTGTGAAGAGCTTGTGAGTAGATGGACCCAGTCCCTTGGTTCTGACGGTTGGTGCGAGGTGGATGTTTGCCCGGCGTTCCAGACCCTCACCGGAGATGTCATCTCACGAACCGCGTTTGGCAGCAGCTACCTCGAAGGAAGAAGGATTTTCGAGCTGCAGTCTGTGCAAGCCGATCGCATTGTGGCCGAAGTTAAGAAGATCTTCATTCCTGGTTATAT GTCCTTGCCTACCAAGAAGAACAGACTGATGCATCAGACTAATAACGAGATTGAATCCATTCTACGAGGCCTGATTGAAAAAAGAATGCAAGCGATGCAACAAGGAGAAAGCACCAAAGATGATTTACTCGGCTTAATGCTTGAGTCAAACATGAGGGAAACAGACGACAAGGGTCAGCCCATCCTAGGAATGACAATTGAAGAAGTGATAGAGGAATGCAAATTGTTCTATTTTGCAGGGTCAGAGACGACATCGGTACTTCTCACTTGGACAATGATCGTACTGGCCATGCACCCTGAGTGGCAGGACCGTGCAAGGGAGGAGGTCCTTGGCCTATTTGCGAAGAATAAGCCCGAGTATGACGGCTTTAGCAAACTCAAAACT GTGACCATGATTCTTTACGAGGTTCTCCGTCTTTATCCGCCCGCCGTTGCATTCATGCGAAAAACATACAAGGAGATAGAGATTGGAAGCATCACCTACCCTGCCGGTGTGATCATCGAGCTTCCTGTGCTGCTTATCCACCATGACCCAGACATATGGGGAAGCGATGTGCATGAGTTCAAGCCAGAAAGGTTTGCTGATGGGATCGCCAAGGCATCCAAGGATCCTGGTGCCTTCCTCCCATTTGGTTGGGGTCCACGGATCTGCATCGGTCAGAATTTTGCTCTGCTTGAGGCCAAGATGGCTGTGTGCATGATCCT